In Deltaproteobacteria bacterium, a single window of DNA contains:
- a CDS encoding CoA transferase — protein sequence MQPLANVRILDFTTLLPGPFATMYFADWGAEVLRVEAPDREDLSRMTPPFANGTSTTHAFLNRSKKSLSVDLKDPAAIETVRELVRTFDVVIEQFRPGVMAKFGLDYASLVKVNPRLIYCSLTGYGQTGSYRDRAGHDINYAALSGLAAMTGTKANGPALHGTPVCDLAGSFHAMFGIMTALYHRERTGEGQYIDVSITDASLMLSGLWLQMGLAAGKSPGWESTALNGGSFYGYYRTKDNRHLSVGGLEPKFVMRFLELIGVKDLPLTKPDAVREVKAAIQERIETRTLAAWQEIFSKADACVEPVLTIDEMIGSSLLSERSMVVSVPCGEGQSQKQLASPLKYSTFRPIYRHIGVKLGESR from the coding sequence ATGCAGCCTTTAGCCAACGTACGGATTTTGGATTTTACGACCCTGCTCCCTGGGCCCTTTGCGACTATGTACTTTGCCGATTGGGGGGCCGAGGTCTTGCGGGTTGAGGCTCCAGACCGCGAGGACTTGAGTCGCATGACGCCGCCCTTTGCCAATGGCACTAGCACCACTCACGCATTCCTCAACCGCTCGAAGAAATCGCTGAGTGTCGATCTGAAAGACCCCGCAGCGATCGAGACAGTGCGTGAATTAGTCCGAACGTTTGACGTCGTGATCGAACAATTCAGGCCGGGAGTGATGGCGAAGTTTGGGCTGGATTATGCATCGCTGGTCAAGGTGAATCCGCGGCTGATTTATTGTTCGCTCACCGGCTACGGACAGACAGGTAGTTACCGGGATCGCGCGGGTCACGACATAAACTACGCGGCTTTGAGTGGTCTCGCGGCAATGACGGGTACGAAGGCAAACGGCCCGGCGCTTCACGGGACCCCTGTTTGTGATCTAGCTGGATCGTTTCATGCGATGTTTGGGATCATGACGGCTCTCTACCACCGTGAACGCACGGGCGAAGGCCAATACATTGACGTTAGTATTACCGATGCCAGTCTGATGCTGTCGGGACTCTGGTTGCAGATGGGTTTGGCTGCAGGGAAGAGTCCCGGTTGGGAGTCGACGGCACTAAACGGTGGATCGTTTTACGGCTATTATCGGACCAAGGACAATCGGCACCTGAGTGTGGGTGGACTGGAACCTAAGTTTGTGATGCGGTTTCTTGAACTCATCGGAGTCAAGGATCTACCGCTGACCAAGCCAGATGCCGTGCGCGAAGTTAAAGCTGCAATTCAAGAACGCATCGAGACGCGGACCTTAGCTGCATGGCAGGAGATATTTAGTAAAGCAGACGCCTGCGTGGAGCCTGTGTTGACGATAGACGAGATGATCGGTAGCTCTCTTTTGTCCGAGCGAAGCATGGTGGTGTCGGTGCCTTGTGGTGAGGGGCAGAGTCAAAAGCAACTGGCGTCGCCGCTCAAGTACTCGACCTTTCGCCCAATTTACCGCCATATAGGCGTTAAACTGGGCGAAAGTCGTTGA
- a CDS encoding NADP-dependent oxidoreductase, which yields MINRRFVLTSRPTGLVSSANFRFEEVPLPMIKDGELLVRVKYVSLDPTHRIWMSDMEQYMEPIALGDTVRAFGVGVVEESKAQDFKKGDLVSGLLNWQDYAVGNVGTFQKLPPLDVSPTAFLSVLGLTGVTAYFGYLDITSPKAGETLVVSGAAGAVGSIVGQIGKIKGQKVIGIAGSDDKCRWLTNELGFDGAINYRKDDVSAKLKSLCPSGVDIYFDNVGGAISEAVWARMNLFGRISVCGLISGYNEGKQMLGPKNFSLILMKRLKVQGFIVIDYAQRWAEAVHALYGWVKEGKIKYSEDIEEGLENAPQVLNKLFDGSNTGKLILKVS from the coding sequence ATGATCAACCGTCGTTTTGTACTGACGAGCCGCCCCACCGGACTAGTCTCGTCCGCCAACTTTCGTTTCGAAGAAGTGCCTCTTCCCATGATCAAGGACGGCGAACTACTGGTACGCGTCAAATACGTATCGCTCGACCCCACCCATCGCATCTGGATGAGTGACATGGAGCAATACATGGAACCCATCGCCCTCGGCGATACCGTCCGCGCCTTCGGTGTAGGCGTTGTTGAGGAATCGAAGGCTCAAGATTTCAAAAAAGGTGATTTAGTTTCGGGACTACTCAACTGGCAGGACTATGCCGTCGGTAACGTTGGTACGTTTCAGAAATTACCACCTCTAGATGTGAGTCCCACTGCCTTTCTGAGCGTGCTTGGCCTAACCGGTGTCACCGCCTATTTTGGCTATCTCGATATCACCAGCCCAAAGGCCGGAGAAACCCTAGTAGTTTCTGGGGCAGCTGGTGCCGTTGGTTCCATTGTTGGCCAAATTGGCAAGATTAAGGGCCAAAAAGTCATCGGCATCGCTGGCAGCGACGACAAGTGCCGCTGGCTCACTAACGAACTTGGCTTCGACGGTGCCATCAACTACCGCAAAGATGACGTGTCTGCCAAACTGAAATCACTTTGCCCCAGCGGCGTAGACATTTACTTTGATAACGTAGGCGGCGCTATTTCAGAGGCCGTCTGGGCTCGCATGAATTTGTTTGGTCGCATCTCCGTCTGCGGGCTGATCTCGGGATACAACGAGGGCAAGCAAATGCTCGGCCCAAAAAACTTTTCTCTGATCCTCATGAAGAGACTGAAAGTGCAAGGATTCATCGTCATTGATTATGCGCAGCGTTGGGCGGAGGCAGTCCATGCTCTGTACGGCTGGGTCAAGGAGGGTAAAATCAAATACTCCGAAGATATCGAGGAAGGGCTGGAGAATGCGCCCCAGGTCCTCAATAAACTCTTTGACGGTAGCAACACCGGCAAGTTGATCCTCAAGGTATCCTAG